In a single window of the Zea mays cultivar B73 chromosome 5, Zm-B73-REFERENCE-NAM-5.0, whole genome shotgun sequence genome:
- the LOC109939956 gene encoding putative uncharacterized protein DDB_G0285869: MINTTDFRASRRSASGSGSSGRSSRRLTEQELEIVRLREENRERDEQLRAQTEQLRAQSEYYASVHAQQQQMIQLLAQQQGIPYVAPPPPPQWTFVPMGPPPPPGLVPQQPQFSTPPAQLPAPGAQDNQEGSGTMDGFVNSLFAYPTPDGGSGQSSNNPSRRGS, from the exons ATGATCAACACGACGGATTTTAGAGCGTCTCGGCGGTCGGCATCCGGGTCCGGAAGCTCCGGTCGTAGCTCTCGTCGGCTCACTGAGCAAGAGCTTGAGATCGTGAGGCTGCGTGAGGAGAACCGTGAGCGCGATGAGCAGTTGAGGGCTCAAACTGAGCAGTTGAGGGCTCAAAGTGAGTACTATGCCTCAGTCCACGCGCAGCAACAACAGATGATTCAA TTACTAGCTCAGCAGCAGGGCATTCCGTATGTGGCCCCTCCGCCTCCGCCGCAATGGACGTTCGTCCCTATGGGCCCTCCTCCACCTCCG GGACTTGTGCCGCAGCAGCCTCAGTTTAGCACACCGCCGGCACAGCTACCTGCCCCTGGCGCACAG GACAATCAGGAAGGAAGTGGAACGATGGATGGCTTCGTCAACTCCCTATTCGCGTACCCAACTCCGGACGGAGGCAGCGGCCAAAGCTCCAACAACCCTAGCCGCCGCGGTTCGTGA